Proteins co-encoded in one Streptomyces rubradiris genomic window:
- a CDS encoding helix-turn-helix domain-containing protein, whose product MRKGEQITGAARAKLAREMKEQYEGGRSIRAIAEAYGRSYGFVHRVLTETDVSLRSRGGEHPHRRLGTPARSGR is encoded by the coding sequence GTGCGGAAGGGTGAACAGATCACCGGTGCGGCGCGTGCGAAGCTCGCGCGGGAGATGAAGGAGCAGTACGAGGGCGGCAGGTCGATACGGGCCATCGCCGAGGCTTACGGCCGGTCGTACGGGTTCGTCCACCGCGTCCTCACCGAGACGGACGTCTCCCTGCGCAGCCGGGGCGGGGAACACCCGCACCGGCGCCTCGGCACGCCCGCCCGCTCAGGCCGGTAG
- a CDS encoding AfsR/SARP family transcriptional regulator produces MLKFSVLGPLEIRVDNEKISIPRGPKVRQLLSLLVLQAGSVVPHGILVDELWGKNPPKTALSTVRTHVYHLRKILGQEIAGVAGVNLIDTWSAGYVLRAVHEQVDAEAFLRLARQGETLLHAGNAGEASRVLSRALEMWSGGVLTDVSCGPVLMQHVRHLQEMYMRVLQQRIEADMRLGRHGGLAAELRSLVVRHPLNEWLHGQLITALCLSGRRGDALHAYQELRGILQEELGLDPSRAVQQIQQVILSGDESMLQNPLGWQYGAAVEQLPNAS; encoded by the coding sequence GTGCTGAAGTTCAGCGTTCTGGGGCCTTTGGAAATACGAGTCGACAACGAGAAGATTTCGATTCCGCGTGGCCCGAAAGTCCGTCAACTGCTTTCTCTTCTGGTTCTTCAGGCCGGGTCGGTCGTGCCCCACGGAATCCTGGTCGACGAACTGTGGGGCAAGAACCCGCCGAAGACCGCGCTTTCCACGGTGCGCACCCATGTCTACCACCTTCGGAAAATCCTCGGCCAGGAGATCGCCGGGGTCGCCGGGGTCAACCTGATCGACACGTGGTCCGCCGGCTACGTACTGCGCGCGGTACACGAGCAGGTCGACGCGGAGGCGTTTCTCCGGCTGGCCCGGCAGGGGGAGACCCTGCTGCACGCCGGCAACGCCGGTGAGGCGTCCCGGGTGCTGTCCCGGGCGCTGGAGATGTGGAGCGGGGGCGTCCTGACCGATGTCAGCTGCGGTCCCGTGCTGATGCAGCACGTGCGGCATCTCCAGGAGATGTACATGCGGGTGCTGCAACAACGGATCGAGGCGGACATGCGACTCGGCCGGCACGGCGGGCTCGCGGCGGAACTCAGAAGCCTCGTCGTCCGCCATCCGCTCAACGAGTGGCTGCACGGCCAGCTCATCACCGCCCTCTGCCTGAGCGGCCGCCGTGGTGACGCCCTGCACGCCTACCAGGAACTCCGCGGAATACTCCAGGAGGAACTCGGCCTGGATCCGTCCCGCGCCGTTCAGCAGATACAGCAGGTCATCCTGTCCGGAGACGAGAGTATGCTCCAAAACCCGTTGGGCTGGCAGTACGGGGCGGCCGTCGAACAACTTCCCAATGCCTCCTGA
- a CDS encoding MaoC family dehydratase N-terminal domain-containing protein: MALDQSFVGRSYPPTAPYEVGREKIREFAEAVGDAHPAYTDGEAAKALGHPDVIAPPTFVFGITFKAAGQAVTDPRLGLDYSRVVHGDQRFAYVRPIRAGDRLTVTSTVESVKSLAGNDVLDIRGEVHDETGEHVVTAWTTLVARAAEED, translated from the coding sequence ATGGCGCTCGACCAGTCCTTCGTGGGGCGGAGTTACCCGCCCACCGCGCCCTACGAGGTAGGCCGGGAGAAGATCCGCGAGTTCGCCGAGGCGGTCGGGGACGCCCATCCGGCGTACACGGACGGGGAGGCCGCGAAGGCGCTCGGTCACCCCGATGTGATCGCCCCGCCGACCTTCGTGTTCGGCATCACCTTCAAGGCCGCCGGGCAGGCCGTCACCGACCCACGGCTCGGCCTGGACTACAGCCGCGTGGTGCACGGCGACCAGAGGTTCGCCTACGTCCGCCCCATCCGCGCCGGCGACCGGCTCACGGTCACCTCCACCGTCGAGTCGGTCAAGTCCCTGGCGGGCAACGACGTCCTGGACATCCGCGGTGAGGTGCACGACGAGACGGGCGAGCACGTGGTGACCGCCTGGACCACGCTCGTGGCGCGTGCGGCAGAGGAGGACTGA
- a CDS encoding aldo/keto reductase, translating to MLQRRLSTLAVSALGLGCMGMSDLYGPGDDTESIATIRHALDQGVTLLDTADMYGPFTNERVVGRAIAGRRDEVVLATKFGIERLPDGTLRGVNGRPDYVRSACDASLRRLGVDHIDLYYQHRIDPTVPVEETWGALAGLVAAGKVRHLGISEAAPATVRRAHAVHPVTAGQYEYSLFSRGIEDEHLPTLRELGIGLVAYAPMGRGLLTGTVTSPDAFPEGDVRRLAPRFQESSLVTNLALVERLRELADTVDATPAQLALAWLLHQGPDVVPIPGTKRRGYLDENLRAAGMSLTGELARAVTEAIPADAVVGERYDAARMATLNL from the coding sequence ATGCTCCAGCGCCGGCTGTCCACCCTCGCCGTCTCGGCCCTCGGGCTTGGCTGCATGGGGATGAGCGACCTCTACGGCCCCGGCGACGACACCGAGTCGATCGCCACCATCAGGCACGCCCTCGATCAGGGGGTTACTCTGCTCGACACCGCGGACATGTACGGGCCGTTCACCAACGAGCGGGTCGTGGGCCGGGCGATCGCGGGCCGTCGGGACGAGGTCGTGCTCGCGACCAAGTTCGGCATCGAGCGCCTGCCGGACGGCACCCTCAGGGGCGTCAACGGCCGCCCCGACTACGTACGGTCGGCCTGTGACGCCTCCCTGCGACGCCTCGGCGTCGACCACATCGACCTCTACTACCAGCACCGCATCGACCCGACGGTCCCCGTCGAGGAGACCTGGGGCGCGCTTGCCGGACTGGTCGCCGCGGGGAAGGTGCGTCACCTGGGCATCTCCGAGGCCGCACCGGCAACGGTCCGGCGAGCTCACGCGGTCCACCCCGTCACCGCGGGTCAATACGAGTACTCCCTGTTCAGCCGCGGTATCGAGGACGAGCACCTGCCCACCCTGCGGGAGCTGGGCATCGGACTCGTCGCCTACGCCCCCATGGGGCGCGGCCTGCTCACGGGCACGGTGACGAGCCCCGACGCCTTCCCCGAGGGCGACGTCCGCCGGCTGGCGCCGCGTTTCCAGGAGAGCAGCCTGGTCACCAACCTCGCCCTCGTCGAGCGGCTGCGCGAACTCGCCGACACGGTGGACGCCACGCCCGCCCAGCTCGCCCTCGCCTGGCTGCTGCACCAAGGCCCCGATGTCGTACCCATCCCGGGCACCAAGCGGCGCGGCTACCTCGACGAGAACCTGCGGGCGGCCGGCATGTCCCTCACCGGCGAACTCGCCCGGGCCGTGACAGAGGCGATACCCGCCGACGCCGTCGTCGGCGAGCGCTACGACGCGGCGCGGATGGCCACCCTGAACCTGTGA
- a CDS encoding MFS transporter: MVSEERPPTATGAGPGDGGGPLSARQLTALVVARTTSCAGFFAVLPYLGLWLVDDRGLSGTDAGLVVGSSILANRAGGVLLVPLIHRLGLKASVGAGYLGAVVAFCALGSGLRLPASCWLVLAALVGLFLAMATTAMKAQIAAFPPDQRLRGFSYLNMAVNAGSAVGPVIGGALLEWHADRLPLAAAALDLVALTVVPALPGAWRASERPQPAGGGGRGRWLPQRRFVAFSLLVCGTWVAYAQVFDVLPAYLGDTVGARDLGLVFTLNAVLVVVLQVPVSALCRRVLNRPRGGFGILCFAANVVLAAAVLLFALGRSAGLGLLLGAMVLFTLSELVWSPLYDAQVGERRGTLTTTAAYALAGVAWGAAESVGAWLGTLLVVHRSASGALSPAAAPYWGAAALALLTGLAMSWGGRRTSDKPLGGHEGSVHDVDVSARA, translated from the coding sequence GTGGTGAGCGAGGAGCGGCCCCCGACGGCCACGGGGGCCGGCCCCGGCGACGGCGGCGGTCCGCTCAGTGCCCGGCAGCTCACCGCACTGGTCGTGGCGCGGACGACGAGCTGCGCCGGCTTCTTCGCCGTGCTGCCCTACCTCGGGCTGTGGCTGGTGGACGACCGCGGCCTGTCCGGGACCGACGCCGGTCTCGTGGTGGGCTCCTCGATCCTGGCCAACCGGGCCGGCGGGGTGCTGCTGGTGCCCCTGATCCACCGGCTGGGGCTCAAAGCCTCGGTGGGCGCCGGCTATCTGGGGGCGGTCGTCGCCTTCTGCGCGCTCGGGTCGGGCCTGCGGCTGCCGGCCTCCTGCTGGCTGGTGCTCGCCGCGCTGGTCGGCCTGTTCCTGGCGATGGCGACCACGGCGATGAAGGCCCAGATCGCCGCGTTCCCGCCGGATCAGCGGCTGCGCGGGTTCAGCTATCTCAACATGGCCGTCAACGCCGGTTCCGCGGTGGGACCGGTCATCGGCGGCGCGCTCCTGGAGTGGCATGCGGACCGGCTGCCGCTCGCGGCGGCGGCGCTCGACCTGGTGGCACTGACCGTGGTACCCGCGCTGCCGGGCGCCTGGCGGGCGTCCGAGCGCCCGCAGCCGGCCGGCGGGGGCGGCCGGGGCCGGTGGCTGCCGCAGCGCCGGTTCGTGGCCTTCTCGCTGCTGGTGTGCGGTACGTGGGTGGCGTACGCGCAAGTCTTCGACGTCCTTCCGGCCTACCTGGGCGACACGGTCGGCGCCCGCGACCTGGGCCTGGTGTTCACCCTGAACGCCGTGCTGGTGGTGGTGCTGCAGGTGCCGGTGTCCGCGCTGTGCCGCCGGGTGCTGAACCGCCCGCGCGGAGGTTTCGGCATCCTGTGCTTCGCGGCCAACGTGGTCCTCGCCGCCGCCGTCCTGTTGTTCGCGCTCGGCCGCTCGGCCGGACTCGGCCTGCTCCTCGGGGCGATGGTGCTGTTCACCCTGTCCGAACTGGTGTGGAGTCCGCTGTACGACGCCCAGGTCGGCGAGCGCCGCGGGACCTTGACCACCACGGCGGCCTACGCCCTCGCGGGTGTCGCGTGGGGCGCCGCCGAGTCGGTCGGTGCCTGGCTCGGCACGCTGCTGGTGGTCCACCGCTCCGCCTCCGGGGCGCTGTCGCCCGCGGCCGCGCCGTACTGGGGTGCCGCCGCCCTCGCCCTGCTCACCGGTCTGGCCATGTCCTGGGGCGGCCGGCGTACGTCCGACAAGCCGCTCGGCGGTCACGAAGGGAGTGTCCATGACGTGGATGTGTCTGCTCGGGCCTAG
- a CDS encoding biotin carboxylase N-terminal domain-containing protein, whose amino-acid sequence MRKVLIANRGEIAVRVARACRDAGIASVAVYADPDRDALHVRAADEAFALGGDTPATSYLVIDKILNAARESGADAIHPGYGFLSENAEFAQAVLDAGLIWIGPPPQAIRDLGDKVAARHIAQRAGAPLVAGTPDPVSGADEVVAFAREHGLPIAIKAAFGGGGRGLKVARTLEEVPELYDSAVREAVAAFGRGECFVERYLDRPRHVETQCLADKHGNVVVVSTRDCSLQRRHQKLVEEAPAPFLSEEQMAELYRASKAILKEAGYEGAGTCEFLVGQDGTISFLEVNTRLQVEHPVTEEVAGIDLVREMFRIADGEELGYDDPVLRGHSFEFRINGEDPGRGFLPAPGTVTAFEAPSGPGVRLDAGVEAGSVIGPAWDSLLAKLIVTGRTRKEALERAARALEEFCVEGMATAVPFHRKVVTDPAFAPELTGSDEPFMVHTRWIETEFVNDIKPFTAPADAEADEESARETVVVEVGGKRLEVSLPASLGMSLARTGLAAGAKPKRRAAKKSGPVASGDTLTSPMQGTIVKIAVEEGQEVEEGDLVVVLEAMKMEQPLNAHKAGTIKGLTAEVGASLTPGAAICEIKD is encoded by the coding sequence GTGCGCAAGGTGCTCATCGCCAACCGTGGCGAAATCGCTGTCCGCGTGGCACGGGCCTGCCGGGACGCCGGGATCGCGAGCGTGGCCGTCTACGCCGACCCGGACCGGGACGCTCTGCATGTCCGTGCCGCGGATGAGGCGTTCGCCCTGGGCGGTGACACCCCGGCCACCAGCTATCTCGTCATCGACAAGATCCTGAACGCCGCCCGCGAGTCCGGCGCGGACGCGATCCACCCCGGCTACGGCTTCCTGTCGGAGAACGCCGAGTTCGCGCAGGCCGTGCTGGACGCCGGGCTGATCTGGATCGGCCCGCCCCCGCAGGCGATCCGCGACCTGGGTGACAAGGTCGCCGCCCGGCACATCGCCCAGCGCGCCGGCGCCCCCCTGGTCGCCGGTACGCCCGACCCGGTGAGCGGTGCGGACGAGGTCGTGGCCTTCGCCCGCGAGCACGGCCTGCCGATCGCGATCAAGGCCGCCTTCGGTGGTGGCGGGCGCGGCCTGAAGGTCGCCCGCACCCTGGAAGAGGTCCCCGAGCTGTACGACTCGGCCGTGCGTGAGGCGGTCGCCGCGTTCGGGCGTGGTGAGTGCTTCGTGGAGCGGTACCTGGACCGGCCGCGGCATGTGGAGACGCAGTGCCTGGCCGACAAGCACGGCAACGTCGTCGTGGTCTCCACCCGTGACTGCTCCCTGCAGCGCCGCCACCAGAAACTGGTCGAGGAAGCCCCCGCCCCGTTCCTGTCCGAGGAGCAGATGGCGGAGCTGTACCGGGCGTCGAAGGCCATCTTGAAGGAGGCCGGTTACGAGGGTGCGGGCACGTGTGAGTTCCTCGTCGGGCAGGACGGCACGATCTCCTTCCTGGAGGTCAACACCCGCCTGCAGGTCGAGCACCCGGTCACCGAGGAGGTCGCCGGCATCGACCTGGTGCGCGAGATGTTCCGTATCGCCGACGGTGAGGAACTGGGCTACGACGACCCGGTGCTGCGCGGTCACTCCTTCGAGTTCCGGATCAACGGCGAGGACCCGGGCCGGGGTTTCCTGCCCGCCCCCGGCACCGTCACCGCCTTTGAGGCACCTTCCGGTCCGGGTGTGCGGCTGGACGCGGGTGTGGAGGCCGGCAGTGTGATCGGCCCGGCCTGGGACTCGCTGCTGGCCAAGCTGATCGTGACCGGCCGCACCCGCAAGGAGGCCCTTGAGCGGGCCGCCCGCGCGCTGGAGGAGTTCTGTGTCGAGGGCATGGCCACCGCCGTTCCCTTCCACCGCAAGGTCGTCACCGACCCCGCCTTCGCCCCCGAACTGACCGGCTCCGACGAGCCGTTCATGGTCCATACCCGGTGGATCGAGACCGAGTTCGTCAACGACATCAAGCCTTTCACCGCCCCGGCCGATGCCGAGGCCGACGAGGAGTCGGCCCGTGAGACGGTCGTGGTCGAGGTCGGCGGCAAGCGCCTGGAGGTCTCCCTCCCGGCGTCCCTGGGCATGAGCCTGGCCCGTACCGGGCTCGCGGCCGGGGCCAAGCCCAAGCGGCGCGCGGCGAAGAAGTCCGGCCCCGTCGCCTCCGGCGACACCCTGACCTCCCCCATGCAGGGCACCATCGTCAAGATCGCCGTCGAGGAGGGCCAGGAAGTCGAGGAAGGCGACCTGGTCGTCGTCCTGGAGGCCATGAAGATGGAACAGCCCCTCAACGCCCACAAGGCCGGCACCATCAAGGGCCTGACCGCCGAAGTCGGCGCCTCCCTGACCCCTGGTGCCGCCATCTGCGAGATCAAGGACTGA
- a CDS encoding ATP-grasp domain-containing protein: protein MTWMCLLGPSPGGARAIALHGHRPVVLVPPGVAVPREVSAHAERVIFCRITDHDAVRSAVDGLVAELGPPRLVVSFTEFAQEVCARVATGLGLVSVSPAAAARARDKAAMRRLLAGTPYAWPYAAGTPDDVATAVRAEPDGTPWVVKPADGAGSAGVTALASYADLERWLATVTAGPPASGTAGERPGDVRYIVERAADGPEFSVEAVSAAGRHTVLAITAKQTTGSPGFVETGHVVPAPLPEGDAERLREAVRCVLDRLEISHGASHTELRLDPVHGPVVIETHTRVGGDCIPELVELATGQDQYERAIAALLGSPPALRPDPAAPAAAISFVTPPAAGTLTGLAFTPVDGVLRWDFERVPGSGLSELHSSEDRVGYAIALGATPTEAMETAAKATAGVHLQVAPSP from the coding sequence ATGACGTGGATGTGTCTGCTCGGGCCTAGCCCGGGCGGGGCGAGAGCGATCGCCCTGCACGGCCACCGGCCCGTGGTGCTGGTACCACCGGGCGTGGCGGTGCCCCGCGAGGTCTCCGCGCACGCGGAGCGCGTGATCTTCTGCCGGATCACCGACCACGACGCGGTCAGGTCCGCCGTGGACGGTCTGGTCGCCGAACTGGGGCCGCCCCGCCTGGTGGTCTCCTTCACCGAGTTCGCCCAGGAAGTCTGCGCCCGCGTCGCCACCGGGCTGGGGCTGGTCTCGGTCTCCCCGGCCGCGGCGGCCCGCGCCCGTGACAAGGCGGCGATGCGCCGGCTGCTCGCCGGCACCCCCTACGCCTGGCCTTACGCGGCCGGTACGCCCGACGACGTCGCCACCGCGGTACGCGCCGAGCCCGACGGCACCCCCTGGGTCGTCAAGCCGGCCGACGGGGCGGGCAGCGCCGGGGTGACGGCACTCGCGTCGTACGCGGACCTGGAGCGGTGGCTGGCGACGGTGACGGCCGGGCCCCCGGCGAGCGGGACGGCCGGCGAGCGGCCGGGCGACGTCCGCTACATCGTCGAACGCGCCGCGGACGGCCCCGAGTTCAGCGTCGAGGCGGTCAGCGCGGCCGGCCGGCACACCGTTTTGGCGATCACGGCGAAGCAGACCACGGGAAGCCCCGGTTTCGTGGAAACGGGCCACGTGGTGCCGGCCCCGCTGCCGGAGGGCGACGCCGAGCGGCTCCGGGAAGCGGTGCGCTGCGTCCTGGACCGGCTGGAGATCAGCCACGGCGCCAGCCACACCGAACTGCGGCTGGACCCGGTGCACGGCCCCGTCGTCATCGAGACGCACACCAGGGTCGGCGGCGACTGCATCCCGGAACTCGTCGAACTGGCCACGGGCCAGGACCAGTACGAGCGTGCGATAGCGGCCCTGCTGGGCTCGCCTCCCGCGCTGCGCCCGGACCCGGCCGCGCCGGCGGCGGCGATCAGCTTCGTGACGCCTCCGGCCGCCGGCACCCTCACGGGCCTCGCTTTCACCCCCGTGGACGGCGTCCTGCGCTGGGACTTCGAGCGCGTGCCCGGCTCCGGCCTCTCGGAACTCCACAGCTCCGAGGACCGTGTCGGCTACGCCATCGCCCTGGGCGCGACCCCCACGGAGGCGATGGAAACCGCCGCCAAGGCCACCGCGGGCGTCCACCTCCAGGTCGCCCCGTCTCCCTGA
- the sbnB gene encoding 2,3-diaminopropionate biosynthesis protein SbnB: MAEFSVLGGKDVGALLTGHEKEVIERVREAYLAHDAGDSVNPDSYFLRFPEKPDSRIIALPAYLGGEVGMAGIKWISSFPANVARGEPRASAVLVLNDYGTGRPVALLEAAGISAARTAASAALACTALSVAPPRTVGVVGGGVIARTVCQYLHAAGVPLGQVRCHDIDPASAGALTGHLRDRYASDARESGLEDALDCDLVLFATTALAPYVPAEYRFRPGQLVLNISLRDLAPETLLGADNILDDIEHCMKANTSPHLAEQLTGRRDFVTGTLAGVLRGRVARDPQRPAVFSPFGLGVLDLAVGHWLYRRALDEDRLTPLPGFFGESRRW; this comes from the coding sequence GGCAAGGACGTCGGCGCGCTGCTGACCGGTCACGAGAAGGAGGTGATCGAGCGGGTGCGCGAGGCCTATCTGGCGCACGACGCGGGCGACAGCGTGAACCCGGACAGCTACTTCCTGCGCTTCCCCGAGAAGCCCGACTCGCGCATCATCGCCCTGCCCGCCTATCTCGGTGGCGAGGTCGGCATGGCGGGCATCAAGTGGATCAGCAGCTTCCCGGCCAATGTCGCCAGAGGCGAGCCGCGGGCCTCGGCGGTGCTGGTCCTCAACGACTACGGCACCGGCCGCCCGGTGGCCCTGCTGGAGGCGGCCGGGATCAGCGCGGCACGCACGGCGGCGTCGGCGGCACTCGCGTGCACCGCGTTGAGCGTCGCTCCGCCCCGGACCGTCGGCGTCGTGGGCGGCGGTGTGATCGCCCGCACCGTCTGCCAGTACCTGCACGCGGCGGGTGTCCCGCTCGGCCAGGTCCGCTGCCACGACATCGATCCGGCGTCGGCCGGTGCCCTGACGGGGCACCTGCGCGACCGGTATGCCTCCGACGCCCGCGAGAGCGGGCTGGAGGACGCCCTGGACTGCGATCTGGTGCTGTTCGCGACCACCGCGCTGGCCCCGTACGTACCTGCCGAGTACCGCTTCCGCCCCGGTCAGCTGGTGCTGAACATCTCGCTGCGGGACCTCGCGCCGGAGACCCTGCTCGGGGCCGACAACATCCTCGACGACATCGAGCACTGCATGAAGGCCAACACATCGCCGCACCTGGCCGAACAGCTCACCGGCCGGCGGGACTTCGTCACCGGCACGCTCGCCGGTGTGCTGCGGGGCCGGGTGGCACGGGACCCGCAGCGGCCCGCCGTCTTCTCACCGTTCGGCCTCGGCGTCCTCGATCTGGCGGTCGGCCACTGGCTGTACCGCAGGGCGCTCGACGAGGACCGGCTGACGCCGCTGCCCGGCTTCTTCGGGGAGTCACGGCGGTGGTGA
- a CDS encoding SMP-30/gluconolactonase/LRE family protein has translation MPGTTRRWRASVAASGVLAVAAAVTLSLAPAAQSAEPLPSRSTAPVSAFPEVIQGVGHAIHPEGFAWDPTRNAFLVGSLRYGTISVVGADGIPHTLVDDPSLIATGGIRVDPARNRLLATYGDVYAGPNALLSVGSSPQTRGHYAGVAIFDLTTGALKKRVDLSQSPGLHLANDLVLDPAGNAYVTDSFTGRIFKVTPSGTASTFAYDEKIDAGYDSTGMPNVGVNGIVYHPAGFLITVRYDTGQLFRIPLNEPGAVTEIKLDRRIPGTDGMALGTDGTLYAATNTIRSNGVDALMKLRSDDCWKSARVVSEQASPEVAPTTMALTPFGDYVLSSNVNVLFQSGGTETRDGFVLRRY, from the coding sequence ATGCCTGGAACCACGCGCCGTTGGCGTGCGTCCGTCGCCGCCTCGGGAGTTCTCGCCGTCGCGGCGGCCGTGACGCTGTCCCTCGCCCCGGCGGCCCAGTCCGCCGAGCCGCTGCCGTCTCGGAGCACAGCGCCGGTGTCCGCGTTTCCGGAGGTGATCCAGGGCGTCGGTCACGCGATCCACCCCGAGGGCTTCGCCTGGGACCCGACCCGGAACGCGTTCCTGGTCGGTTCCCTGCGCTACGGAACGATCTCCGTCGTGGGCGCCGACGGCATACCGCACACCCTGGTCGACGACCCCAGCCTGATCGCGACCGGCGGCATCCGGGTCGACCCGGCCCGCAACCGCCTTCTGGCGACCTACGGCGATGTCTACGCCGGGCCGAACGCCCTGCTCAGCGTCGGTTCCAGCCCGCAGACCCGCGGCCACTACGCCGGTGTGGCCATCTTCGACCTGACCACAGGGGCCCTGAAGAAGCGCGTCGATCTCAGCCAGTCGCCGGGCCTCCACCTGGCCAACGACCTCGTTCTCGACCCGGCGGGCAACGCCTACGTCACCGACTCCTTCACGGGCAGGATCTTCAAGGTGACCCCGTCCGGCACCGCGTCGACGTTCGCCTACGACGAGAAGATCGACGCCGGTTACGACTCCACCGGCATGCCCAACGTCGGTGTCAACGGCATCGTCTACCACCCGGCCGGCTTCCTCATCACCGTCCGCTACGACACCGGCCAGCTCTTCCGCATCCCGCTGAACGAGCCCGGCGCCGTGACGGAGATCAAGCTGGACCGCCGTATCCCCGGCACCGACGGCATGGCGCTCGGCACGGACGGAACCTTGTACGCGGCCACCAACACGATCCGCTCCAACGGCGTCGACGCCCTGATGAAGCTCCGCTCGGACGACTGCTGGAAGAGCGCCCGCGTCGTGAGCGAACAGGCGTCCCCGGAGGTGGCCCCCACGACGATGGCCCTCACGCCGTTCGGTGACTACGTCCTCAGCAGCAACGTCAACGTCCTTTTCCAGAGCGGCGGTACGGAGACCCGGGACGGCTTCGTCCTGCGCCGCTACTGA
- a CDS encoding SDR family oxidoreductase, whose translation MTITVLGATGATGRLVVQQLLSLGHPVLGAVRKPEKAAKSAVGGIEFVAFDLADPGRRFEEVFAATEIVVNAAATRTMTKKQADLIDRQGVIAAIDAAASAGVKRWIQVSMMGSGDPARLPRYLRATGQAKDAADAHLAESGMTWTVIRPPWLTDGAATGRITVGEQVPEGSLTRADLAAVAVASLDIAATHNRLFEVTGGGRPVTESLMTLG comes from the coding sequence ATGACCATCACCGTCCTCGGTGCCACGGGAGCCACCGGCCGCCTGGTCGTCCAGCAGCTCCTCAGTCTGGGCCACCCGGTGCTCGGCGCCGTCCGCAAGCCGGAGAAGGCCGCCAAGTCGGCCGTCGGCGGCATCGAGTTCGTCGCGTTCGACCTGGCGGACCCCGGCCGCCGGTTCGAGGAGGTCTTCGCCGCGACCGAGATCGTCGTCAACGCCGCCGCCACCCGCACCATGACCAAGAAGCAGGCCGACCTGATCGACCGGCAGGGCGTCATCGCGGCCATCGACGCGGCGGCCTCCGCAGGCGTGAAGCGGTGGATCCAAGTGTCCATGATGGGCAGCGGCGACCCCGCGCGGCTGCCGAGGTATCTGCGGGCCACCGGGCAGGCCAAGGACGCGGCCGACGCCCATCTCGCGGAATCGGGCATGACCTGGACGGTCATCCGTCCGCCGTGGCTCACCGACGGTGCCGCCACAGGCCGGATCACGGTCGGCGAGCAGGTGCCCGAGGGGTCCCTGACCCGGGCAGACCTCGCCGCCGTCGCCGTCGCCTCGCTGGACATCGCCGCCACCCACAACCGGCTCTTCGAGGTGACCGGAGGAGGCCGCCCCGTCACGGAGTCCCTGATGACCCTGGGCTGA
- a CDS encoding MaoC family dehydratase gives MTAKVPYADVEVGTELPARSFPVTRAALVRYAGASGDFNPIHWNEKFAKEVGLPDVIAHGMFTMAEAIRVVTDWTGDPGAVVEYGVRFTRPVVVPNDDKGTAIEVSGKVTAKLDDNTVRVVLTATCTGQKVLGMSRAVVRLA, from the coding sequence ATGACTGCGAAGGTTCCGTACGCGGACGTCGAGGTCGGCACCGAGCTGCCCGCGCGGTCCTTCCCCGTGACCCGCGCCGCCCTCGTCCGGTACGCGGGCGCCTCCGGCGACTTCAACCCCATCCACTGGAACGAGAAGTTCGCCAAGGAGGTCGGCCTGCCCGACGTCATCGCCCACGGCATGTTCACCATGGCCGAGGCGATCCGCGTGGTCACCGACTGGACGGGCGACCCCGGTGCCGTCGTCGAGTACGGCGTCCGCTTCACCAGGCCCGTCGTCGTCCCCAACGACGACAAGGGCACCGCGATCGAAGTCAGCGGCAAAGTCACCGCCAAGCTCGACGACAACACGGTCCGCGTCGTCCTCACGGCGACCTGCACCGGGCAGAAGGTGCTGGGCATGTCCCGGGCCGTCGTACGACTGGCCTGA